The following coding sequences lie in one Arachis hypogaea cultivar Tifrunner chromosome 4, arahy.Tifrunner.gnm2.J5K5, whole genome shotgun sequence genomic window:
- the LOC112794404 gene encoding gibberellin 20 oxidase 1-D: MQIHPLSAVLFSPQNQIENEKKVQNLIFDASFMQFQPNIPSQFIWPEHEKPCLTRPPEFQVPTIDLKAFLSGDMEAVLDACLQVNEACKKHGFFLVANHGVNAKLIARAHELMDDFFGLKLPQKQRAQRKIGEYCGYASSFTERFPSKLPWKETLSFRYSASDPSKKTVEEYFLSVMGEDFRQFGVVYQDYCEAMSNLSLWIMEILGMSLGVGSKYFRDFFEGNDSVMRLNYYPPCQRPDLALGTGPHCDPTSLTILHQDQVEGLQVFVDEKWYSVNPKQDTFVVNIGDTFMALTNGLYKSCMHRAVVNRKLVRKSLAFFLCPRMDKVVTSPKDLVNKEYPKLYPDFTWASLLEFTQRHYRADTKTLDAFSMWLQETKK, translated from the exons ATGCAAATTCATCCTCTTTCCGCAGTTCTTTTTTCTCCTCAAAATCAAATAGAGAATGAAAAAAAAgtgcaaaatttgatttttgatgcATCTTTCATGCAATTCCAACCCAACATTCCATCTCAATTCATTTGGCCTGAAcatgagaagccatgtctaacaAGGCCACCAGAATTCCAAGTTCCAACCATTGATCTGAAGGCATTTCTCTCTGGCGACATGGAAGCCGTGTTGGACGCTTGTTTGCAAGTGAATGAGGCATGCAAGAAGCATGGATTCTTTCTTGTGGCCAACCATGGAGTCAATGCGAAGCTAATAGCTCGAGCACATGAGCTCATGGACGATTTCTTCGGCttgaagctacctcagaagcaaAGAGCTCAGAGAAAAATTGGAGAATATTGTGGTTATGCTAGTAGCTTCACTGAAAGGTTCCCTTCCAAGCTTCCTTGGAAGGAAACACTTTCTTTCCGTTACTCTGCCTCTGATCCATCCAAGAAAACTGTTGAGGAATATTTCCTTAGTGTTATGGGAGAAGATTTTAGACAATTTGG GGTTGTGTACCAAGATTATTGTGAAGCCATGAGCAATCTTTCTTTATGGATCATGGAGATTCTTGGAATGAGTTTAGGTGTTGGAAGCAAGTACTTCAGAGATTTCTTTGAAGGGAATGACTCTGTGATGAGATTAAATTACTATCCACCATGCCAAAGACCTGATTTAGCTCTTGGAACTGGCCCCCATTGTGACCCTACCTCACTAACTATTCTCCACCAAGATCAAGTTGAAGGCCTACAAGTGTTTGTGGATGAAAAATGGTACTCAGTTAACCCTAAACAAGACACCTTTGTTGTTAACATTGGTGACACATTTATG GCTCTAACAAATGGACTTTACAAGAGTTGCATGCACCGAGCAGTTGTAAACAGAAAACTTGTGAGGAAATCACTTGCTTTCTTTCTATGTCCAAGAATGGACAAAGTGGTAACTTCACCAAAAGATCTTGTTAACAAGGAATATCCAAAGCTGTATCCAGATTTTACATGGGCAAGTCTTCTTGAATTTACACAGAGACATTACAGGGCTGACACAAAAACCCTTGATGCTTTCTCAATGTGGCTACAAGAAACAAAGAAGTAA